From Motacilla alba alba isolate MOTALB_02 chromosome 4A, Motacilla_alba_V1.0_pri, whole genome shotgun sequence, one genomic window encodes:
- the NHSL2 gene encoding NHS-like protein 2 isoform X3 encodes MGVAAGLPWTLTTCPCTEPASGCSQILPVPREHCGCVTESGLLAPYTPSPSCRAVLGLACYSQNTLRATAHETPSEWLLPGSQSLGECCSLWYSAVLAVHVWAIWAPGECSAHRFLPPPLLPCWGHGTHDAYALAMPAPWQCQQPSGACTAAHTAQDCAVSLTVPNEHVAAKRGKLQGGGPPALRVPLLAEAAPAAGWVLGVGAATFPPRPGRPRVRCCGFPTRSPPEVGGGGDAAAGPRSGATSNLDLESKKAAPAKLPWQQPVNVFLAAGRPPGMEQLHQEAQLNLQSLLQEEYEEQYTESRVTGQTFRAAGHLPPDTSPEPSPRPPPAKRLEFVLMPPSQRAAEEETTSSSVLSARPPDTSLSLPTSPDKQPPWPTAFPLPPEEEKQWHQPSSIQTNIVPINVSGSANGPTSSTHTPISESVSCSFVPETTSRGTTPQEISPRPPLSAPLRKTFSDLGARCCQPLAAMDGAANPCAGACNGTQGTPFSPPWTPLGYGSPPSLTTGPGKGPTCTSPGSFLPSPSPGSPAASTSFFIATEERMGSNGPSFFSGPVPASPHSSGCIQGAKRNFLPGSREELEPAAGPAQLEVERAGCRFRERSLSVPTDSGSLCSVDIAYAETRRGSANYALGYPSASSEGSTSTDNISLGLEPEGQQRRRRSKSISLKKAKKKPLPPTRSISLIKEGQDGDVGLSAALPKDQRPKSLCIPPELQGHRLVHSDPQESASREPNSTAAPHQWHLTDWRAGSDPYQSLSGSSTTTGTTAVECAKTRGSSESLVSPSVSRATTPSQLSAEADLKTSSPGRPTGLMSPSSGYSSQSETPTPTVPTSTILGHSPHQVRVRPLVPERKSSLPPTSPMERSPKGRLSFDLPLTPPAHLDLSGLKISLKGKTKVSRHHSDSTFGTKLAQKTSPITPIMPVVTQSDLRSVRLRSISRSEPEDNADGPEHAEEPAHIPCPGPERKVKPPVAEKPPLARRPPCILPKPPVLREEGPLSPKSPPGTTAKEKGLAQDAFVVLRRGELRRGLGEPHLSLTPTGPRRLSQGSLDELRPERSGAEGERRKAKVPPPVPKKPSVLYLPLIPAPAQLGAGMGDLPPTPSPIITLDTDPTCCDPDAEDPPSPKAVGTTPASEPASEQGSSAEASMEEKSFASDKTAESIVEEDDEVFTTSRTTEDLFTVIHRSKRKVLGRKEPGDTFSSRPTSHSPVKTSGSPAGESSAATGSSGKSSSRNEDFKALLQKKSSKTSPGTRPSAAELLKTTNPLARRVITEFAPELDGANSPKSQP; translated from the exons TACTCCCAAAACACCCTCAGAGCCACTGCTCATGAAACACCCTCggagtggctgctcccaggcagccaaAGCCTCGGTGAGTGCTGCTCACTCTGGTACAGTGCTGTCCTTGCAGTGCACGTTTGGGCCATCTGGGCACCAGGAGAGTGCTCGGCTCATCGGTTCTTGCCCCCACCCCTTCTCCCCTGCTGGGGACATGGAACCCACGATGCCTATGCCTTGGCGATGCCAGCGccttggcagtgccagcagcccagcgGCGCCTGCACCGCAGCCCACACGGCTCAGGACTGCGCTGTGTCACTCACGGTCCCAAATGAGCATGTGGCAGCAAAGAGGGGGAAGCTCCAGGGGGGAGGACCCCCGGCACTGCGTGTTCCCCTTCTGGCCGAAGCTGCCCCCGCGGCAGGCTGGGTGCTGGGCGTGGGTGCTGCCACGTTTCCGCCGCGCCCAGGGCGGCCCCGGGTTCGGTGCTGTGGTTTCCCCACGAGGTCGCCGCCCGAGGTGGGTGGCGGGGGTGACGCGGCAGCAGGGCCGAGGAGCGGAG ccacctctAACCTGGACCTCGAGAGCAAGAAAGCCGCCCCCGCCAAgctgccatggcagcagcctGTGAACGTCTTCCTGGCAGCTGGGCGCCCACCGGGCATGGAGCAGCTGCACCAGGAGGCCCAGCTCAACCTCCAGAGCTTGCTGCAAG AGGAGTATGAGGAGCAGTACACCGAGAGCAGGGTCACTGGGCAGACCTTCCGCGCTGCTGGTCACCTGCCCCCCGACACCTCCCCGGAACCATCACCTCGACCCCCACCTGCCAAGCGCCTTGAGTTCGTGCTTATG CCCCCGAGCCAGCGAGCGGCTGAAGAGGAGACCACCAGCAGCAGTGTTCTCAGTGCTCGGCCTCCTGACacctccctgagcctccccaCCAGCCCGGACAAGCAGCCCCCCTGGCCCACGGCCTTCCCCTTGCCCCCCGAGGAGGAGAAGCAGTggcaccagcccagctccatccagACCAACATTGTCCCCATCAATGTCTCTG GCAGCGCCAACGGCCCCACATCCAGCACACACACGCCCATCAGTGAGTCGGTGTCCTGCAGCTTTGTGCCTGAGACCACGAGCAGGGGGACAACGCCCCAGGAGATCAGCCCTCGTCCGCCCCTCTCAGCCCCACTGAGGAAGACCTTCAGTGACCTTGGAGCCCGCTGCTGCCAGCCACTTGCTGCCATGGATGGGGCAGCCAACCCCTGTGCCGGTGCCTGCAATGGGACACAGGGAACCCCTTTTTCTCCGCCCTGGACACCCCTGGGTTATGGAAGCCCCCCCAGCCTTACCACTGGCCCAGGCAAGGGGCCCACCTGCACCTCGCCGGGCAGCTTCCTCCCATCGCCCAGCCCAGGTTCACCCGCCGCCTCCACCTCCTTCTTCATCGCCACAGAAGAGCGCATGGGCAGCAATGGGCCCAGCTTTTTCTCTGGCCCAGTGCCTGCTTCCCCCCACAGCTCCGGGTGCATCCAGGGAGCCAAGAGGAATTTCTTGCCAGGAAGCcgagaggagctggagccagcGGCCGGGCCAGCGCAGCTGGAGGTAGAGCGGGCAGGGTGCCGGTTCCGTGAGCGGTCACTGTCAGTGCCCACTGACTCGGGGTCCCTCTGCTCCGTGGACATCGCATATGCTGAGACACGGCGGGGCAGCGCCAACTATGCCCTGGGCTACCCCAGCGCCAGCTCCgagggcagcaccagcaccgACAACatctccctggggctggagcctgaggggcagcagcggcggcggcgctccAAGAGCATCTCCCTGAAGAAGGCCAAGAAGAAGCCCTTGCCACCCACACGCAGCATCTCACTGATCAAAGAGGGGCAGGACGGTGATGTGGGGCTTAGTGCGGCACTGCCCAAGGACCAGCGGCCCAAGAGTCTGTGCATCCCACCAGAGCTCCAGGGTCACCGGCTGGTGCACTCCGACCCCCAGGAGAGTGCAAGCAGGGAGCCCAACAGCACAGCTGCCCCCCACCAGTGGCATCTCACGGACTGGAGGGCCGGCAGTGATCCCTACCAGTCCCTCTCTGGCTCAAGCACAACCACAGGGACCACGGCTGTTGAGTGTGCCAAGACACGGGGCAGCTCTGAGTCCCTCGTGTCCCCTTCAGTCTCCAGGGCCACGACgccctcccagctctctgccgAGGCAGACCTCAAGACCTCCTCGCCAGGCAGACCCACAGGGCTGATGTCCCCATCCAGCGGGTACTCCAGTCAGTCAGAGACCCCAACCCCCACCGTACCCACCTCCACCATCCTCGGGCACTCCCCGCACCAGGTGCGTGTGAGGCCACTGGTCCCCGAGAGGAAATCCTCTCTGCCCCCCACATCCCCCATGGAGAGGAGCCCCAAGGGCAGGCTGTCCTTCGACCTCCCACTGACTCCACCCGCCCACCTTGACCTCTCAGGGCTGAAGATCTCCCTGAAGGGGAAGACTAAGGTCAGCCGGCACCACTCTGACTCCACCTTTGGCACCAAGCTGGCCCAGAAGACCAGTCCCATCACACCCATCATGCCCGTGGTGACACAGTCCGACCTGCGCTCTGTGCGCCTCCGCTCCATCAGCCGCTCAGAGCCAGAGGACAATGCTGATGGCCCAGAGCACGCAGAGGAGCCAGCACAcatcccctgcccagggccGGAGAGAAAAGTGAAGCCACCTGTGGCAGAGAAGCCACCACTGGCCAGGCGCCCCCCGTGCATCCTGCCCAAGCCCCCAGTTCTGCGGGAGGagggtcccctgtcccccaaatccccaccaGGCACTACCGCCAAGGAGAAGGGGCTAGCGCAGGATGCCTTTGTGGTGCTGCGGAGAGGGGAGCTGCGGAGGGGTCTGGGGGAGCCCCACTTGTCCCTGACCCCAACGGGGCCCCGGCGGCTCTCGCAGGGCAGCCTGGACGAGCTGCGGCCAGAGCGGAGCGGTGCCGAGGGGGAGCGCAGGAAGGCCAAGGTGCCCCCACCAGTGCCCAAAAAGCCCAGCGTGCTGTACCTGCCactcatcccagccccagcacagctgggagctggcatgGGGGACCTGCcacccacccccagccccatcaTCACCCTGGACACTGACCCCACCTGCTGCGACCCTGACGCTGAGGATCCGCCATCCCCCAAGGCTGTGGGCACCACGCCTGCCAGCGAGCCTGCCTCAGAGCAAG gcagctcagcagaagCCAGCATGGAGGAGAAGAGCTTTGCCAGTGACAAGACAGCCGAGTCCATCGTGGAGGAGGACGATGAGGTGTTCACAACGTCCCGCACTACAGAGGATCTCTTCACAGTGATCCACAG GTCAAAGAGGAAGGTCTTGGGGCGGAAAGAGCCTGGTGACACCTTCAGCAGCCGACCCACCTCCCACTCACCTGTAAAGACTTCAGGTTCCCCAGCTGGTGAGTCTTCGGCAGCAACGGGCAGCAGTGGGAAGTCTTCCAGCAGGAATGAGGATTTTAAAGCCCTGCTCCAgaagaagagcagcaaaacaagCCCCGGTACACGGCCATCTGCCGCTGAACTGCTCAAGACCACAAACCCGCTGGCCCGGAGGGTCATCACAGAGTTTGCCCCTGAGCTGGACGGTGCAAacagccccaaaagccagcccTGA
- the NHSL2 gene encoding NHS-like protein 2 isoform X4, whose protein sequence is MPFYRRSVAVRVRPAGPLTDLRDTCSLAALALLRQLAELCGHSVALLGDIEGHLRALARRAARLHRRAARLQSLLRGRPLRAAAATSNLDLESKKAAPAKLPWQQPVNVFLAAGRPPGMEQLHQEAQLNLQSLLQEEYEEQYTESRVTGQTFRAAGHLPPDTSPEPSPRPPPAKRLEFVLMPPSQRAAEEETTSSSVLSARPPDTSLSLPTSPDKQPPWPTAFPLPPEEEKQWHQPSSIQTNIVPINVSGQHFARHASARHSLFNTETAMNPKSTLRRRRTIIGFPNLSLRDQGSANGPTSSTHTPISESVSCSFVPETTSRGTTPQEISPRPPLSAPLRKTFSDLGARCCQPLAAMDGAANPCAGACNGTQGTPFSPPWTPLGYGSPPSLTTGPGKGPTCTSPGSFLPSPSPGSPAASTSFFIATEERMGSNGPSFFSGPVPASPHSSGCIQGAKRNFLPGSREELEPAAGPAQLEVERAGCRFRERSLSVPTDSGSLCSVDIAYAETRRGSANYALGYPSASSEGSTSTDNISLGLEPEGQQRRRRSKSISLKKAKKKPLPPTRSISLIKEGQDGDVGLSAALPKDQRPKSLCIPPELQGHRLVHSDPQESASREPNSTAAPHQWHLTDWRAGSDPYQSLSGSSTTTGTTAVECAKTRGSSESLVSPSVSRATTPSQLSAEADLKTSSPGRPTGLMSPSSGYSSQSETPTPTVPTSTILGHSPHQVRVRPLVPERKSSLPPTSPMERSPKGRLSFDLPLTPPAHLDLSGLKISLKGKTKVSRHHSDSTFGTKLAQKTSPITPIMPVVTQSDLRSVRLRSISRSEPEDNADGPEHAEEPAHIPCPGPERKVKPPVAEKPPLARRPPCILPKPPVLREEGPLSPKSPPGTTAKEKGLAQDAFVVLRRGELRRGLGEPHLSLTPTGPRRLSQGSLDELRPERSGAEGERRKAKVPPPVPKKPSVLYLPLIPAPAQLGAGMGDLPPTPSPIITLDTDPTCCDPDAEDPPSPKAVGTTPASEPASEQGSSAEASMEEKSFASDKTAESIVEEDDEVFTTSRTTEDLFTVIHRSKRKVLGRKEPGDTFSSRPTSHSPVKTSGSPAGESSAATGSSGKSSSRNEDFKALLQKKSSKTSPGTRPSAAELLKTTNPLARRVITEFAPELDGANSPKSQP, encoded by the exons ccacctctAACCTGGACCTCGAGAGCAAGAAAGCCGCCCCCGCCAAgctgccatggcagcagcctGTGAACGTCTTCCTGGCAGCTGGGCGCCCACCGGGCATGGAGCAGCTGCACCAGGAGGCCCAGCTCAACCTCCAGAGCTTGCTGCAAG AGGAGTATGAGGAGCAGTACACCGAGAGCAGGGTCACTGGGCAGACCTTCCGCGCTGCTGGTCACCTGCCCCCCGACACCTCCCCGGAACCATCACCTCGACCCCCACCTGCCAAGCGCCTTGAGTTCGTGCTTATG CCCCCGAGCCAGCGAGCGGCTGAAGAGGAGACCACCAGCAGCAGTGTTCTCAGTGCTCGGCCTCCTGACacctccctgagcctccccaCCAGCCCGGACAAGCAGCCCCCCTGGCCCACGGCCTTCCCCTTGCCCCCCGAGGAGGAGAAGCAGTggcaccagcccagctccatccagACCAACATTGTCCCCATCAATGTCTCTG GGCAGCACTTTGCTAGGCACGCGAGTGCTCGTCACTCCCTGTTTAACACAGAGACTGCGATGAACCCAAAGTCCACCCTGCGGCGTAGACGGACCATTATTGGATTCCCTAACCTGTCCCTGCGAGACCAAG GCAGCGCCAACGGCCCCACATCCAGCACACACACGCCCATCAGTGAGTCGGTGTCCTGCAGCTTTGTGCCTGAGACCACGAGCAGGGGGACAACGCCCCAGGAGATCAGCCCTCGTCCGCCCCTCTCAGCCCCACTGAGGAAGACCTTCAGTGACCTTGGAGCCCGCTGCTGCCAGCCACTTGCTGCCATGGATGGGGCAGCCAACCCCTGTGCCGGTGCCTGCAATGGGACACAGGGAACCCCTTTTTCTCCGCCCTGGACACCCCTGGGTTATGGAAGCCCCCCCAGCCTTACCACTGGCCCAGGCAAGGGGCCCACCTGCACCTCGCCGGGCAGCTTCCTCCCATCGCCCAGCCCAGGTTCACCCGCCGCCTCCACCTCCTTCTTCATCGCCACAGAAGAGCGCATGGGCAGCAATGGGCCCAGCTTTTTCTCTGGCCCAGTGCCTGCTTCCCCCCACAGCTCCGGGTGCATCCAGGGAGCCAAGAGGAATTTCTTGCCAGGAAGCcgagaggagctggagccagcGGCCGGGCCAGCGCAGCTGGAGGTAGAGCGGGCAGGGTGCCGGTTCCGTGAGCGGTCACTGTCAGTGCCCACTGACTCGGGGTCCCTCTGCTCCGTGGACATCGCATATGCTGAGACACGGCGGGGCAGCGCCAACTATGCCCTGGGCTACCCCAGCGCCAGCTCCgagggcagcaccagcaccgACAACatctccctggggctggagcctgaggggcagcagcggcggcggcgctccAAGAGCATCTCCCTGAAGAAGGCCAAGAAGAAGCCCTTGCCACCCACACGCAGCATCTCACTGATCAAAGAGGGGCAGGACGGTGATGTGGGGCTTAGTGCGGCACTGCCCAAGGACCAGCGGCCCAAGAGTCTGTGCATCCCACCAGAGCTCCAGGGTCACCGGCTGGTGCACTCCGACCCCCAGGAGAGTGCAAGCAGGGAGCCCAACAGCACAGCTGCCCCCCACCAGTGGCATCTCACGGACTGGAGGGCCGGCAGTGATCCCTACCAGTCCCTCTCTGGCTCAAGCACAACCACAGGGACCACGGCTGTTGAGTGTGCCAAGACACGGGGCAGCTCTGAGTCCCTCGTGTCCCCTTCAGTCTCCAGGGCCACGACgccctcccagctctctgccgAGGCAGACCTCAAGACCTCCTCGCCAGGCAGACCCACAGGGCTGATGTCCCCATCCAGCGGGTACTCCAGTCAGTCAGAGACCCCAACCCCCACCGTACCCACCTCCACCATCCTCGGGCACTCCCCGCACCAGGTGCGTGTGAGGCCACTGGTCCCCGAGAGGAAATCCTCTCTGCCCCCCACATCCCCCATGGAGAGGAGCCCCAAGGGCAGGCTGTCCTTCGACCTCCCACTGACTCCACCCGCCCACCTTGACCTCTCAGGGCTGAAGATCTCCCTGAAGGGGAAGACTAAGGTCAGCCGGCACCACTCTGACTCCACCTTTGGCACCAAGCTGGCCCAGAAGACCAGTCCCATCACACCCATCATGCCCGTGGTGACACAGTCCGACCTGCGCTCTGTGCGCCTCCGCTCCATCAGCCGCTCAGAGCCAGAGGACAATGCTGATGGCCCAGAGCACGCAGAGGAGCCAGCACAcatcccctgcccagggccGGAGAGAAAAGTGAAGCCACCTGTGGCAGAGAAGCCACCACTGGCCAGGCGCCCCCCGTGCATCCTGCCCAAGCCCCCAGTTCTGCGGGAGGagggtcccctgtcccccaaatccccaccaGGCACTACCGCCAAGGAGAAGGGGCTAGCGCAGGATGCCTTTGTGGTGCTGCGGAGAGGGGAGCTGCGGAGGGGTCTGGGGGAGCCCCACTTGTCCCTGACCCCAACGGGGCCCCGGCGGCTCTCGCAGGGCAGCCTGGACGAGCTGCGGCCAGAGCGGAGCGGTGCCGAGGGGGAGCGCAGGAAGGCCAAGGTGCCCCCACCAGTGCCCAAAAAGCCCAGCGTGCTGTACCTGCCactcatcccagccccagcacagctgggagctggcatgGGGGACCTGCcacccacccccagccccatcaTCACCCTGGACACTGACCCCACCTGCTGCGACCCTGACGCTGAGGATCCGCCATCCCCCAAGGCTGTGGGCACCACGCCTGCCAGCGAGCCTGCCTCAGAGCAAG gcagctcagcagaagCCAGCATGGAGGAGAAGAGCTTTGCCAGTGACAAGACAGCCGAGTCCATCGTGGAGGAGGACGATGAGGTGTTCACAACGTCCCGCACTACAGAGGATCTCTTCACAGTGATCCACAG GTCAAAGAGGAAGGTCTTGGGGCGGAAAGAGCCTGGTGACACCTTCAGCAGCCGACCCACCTCCCACTCACCTGTAAAGACTTCAGGTTCCCCAGCTGGTGAGTCTTCGGCAGCAACGGGCAGCAGTGGGAAGTCTTCCAGCAGGAATGAGGATTTTAAAGCCCTGCTCCAgaagaagagcagcaaaacaagCCCCGGTACACGGCCATCTGCCGCTGAACTGCTCAAGACCACAAACCCGCTGGCCCGGAGGGTCATCACAGAGTTTGCCCCTGAGCTGGACGGTGCAAacagccccaaaagccagcccTGA
- the NHSL2 gene encoding NHS-like protein 2 isoform X6: MALSNISLWIRDAWAVATSNLDLESKKAAPAKLPWQQPVNVFLAAGRPPGMEQLHQEAQLNLQSLLQEEYEEQYTESRVTGQTFRAAGHLPPDTSPEPSPRPPPAKRLEFVLMPPSQRAAEEETTSSSVLSARPPDTSLSLPTSPDKQPPWPTAFPLPPEEEKQWHQPSSIQTNIVPINVSETAMNPKSTLRRRRTIIGFPNLSLRDQGSANGPTSSTHTPISESVSCSFVPETTSRGTTPQEISPRPPLSAPLRKTFSDLGARCCQPLAAMDGAANPCAGACNGTQGTPFSPPWTPLGYGSPPSLTTGPGKGPTCTSPGSFLPSPSPGSPAASTSFFIATEERMGSNGPSFFSGPVPASPHSSGCIQGAKRNFLPGSREELEPAAGPAQLEVERAGCRFRERSLSVPTDSGSLCSVDIAYAETRRGSANYALGYPSASSEGSTSTDNISLGLEPEGQQRRRRSKSISLKKAKKKPLPPTRSISLIKEGQDGDVGLSAALPKDQRPKSLCIPPELQGHRLVHSDPQESASREPNSTAAPHQWHLTDWRAGSDPYQSLSGSSTTTGTTAVECAKTRGSSESLVSPSVSRATTPSQLSAEADLKTSSPGRPTGLMSPSSGYSSQSETPTPTVPTSTILGHSPHQVRVRPLVPERKSSLPPTSPMERSPKGRLSFDLPLTPPAHLDLSGLKISLKGKTKVSRHHSDSTFGTKLAQKTSPITPIMPVVTQSDLRSVRLRSISRSEPEDNADGPEHAEEPAHIPCPGPERKVKPPVAEKPPLARRPPCILPKPPVLREEGPLSPKSPPGTTAKEKGLAQDAFVVLRRGELRRGLGEPHLSLTPTGPRRLSQGSLDELRPERSGAEGERRKAKVPPPVPKKPSVLYLPLIPAPAQLGAGMGDLPPTPSPIITLDTDPTCCDPDAEDPPSPKAVGTTPASEPASEQGSSAEASMEEKSFASDKTAESIVEEDDEVFTTSRTTEDLFTVIHRSKRKVLGRKEPGDTFSSRPTSHSPVKTSGSPAGESSAATGSSGKSSSRNEDFKALLQKKSSKTSPGTRPSAAELLKTTNPLARRVITEFAPELDGANSPKSQP, translated from the exons ccacctctAACCTGGACCTCGAGAGCAAGAAAGCCGCCCCCGCCAAgctgccatggcagcagcctGTGAACGTCTTCCTGGCAGCTGGGCGCCCACCGGGCATGGAGCAGCTGCACCAGGAGGCCCAGCTCAACCTCCAGAGCTTGCTGCAAG AGGAGTATGAGGAGCAGTACACCGAGAGCAGGGTCACTGGGCAGACCTTCCGCGCTGCTGGTCACCTGCCCCCCGACACCTCCCCGGAACCATCACCTCGACCCCCACCTGCCAAGCGCCTTGAGTTCGTGCTTATG CCCCCGAGCCAGCGAGCGGCTGAAGAGGAGACCACCAGCAGCAGTGTTCTCAGTGCTCGGCCTCCTGACacctccctgagcctccccaCCAGCCCGGACAAGCAGCCCCCCTGGCCCACGGCCTTCCCCTTGCCCCCCGAGGAGGAGAAGCAGTggcaccagcccagctccatccagACCAACATTGTCCCCATCAATGTCTCTG AGACTGCGATGAACCCAAAGTCCACCCTGCGGCGTAGACGGACCATTATTGGATTCCCTAACCTGTCCCTGCGAGACCAAG GCAGCGCCAACGGCCCCACATCCAGCACACACACGCCCATCAGTGAGTCGGTGTCCTGCAGCTTTGTGCCTGAGACCACGAGCAGGGGGACAACGCCCCAGGAGATCAGCCCTCGTCCGCCCCTCTCAGCCCCACTGAGGAAGACCTTCAGTGACCTTGGAGCCCGCTGCTGCCAGCCACTTGCTGCCATGGATGGGGCAGCCAACCCCTGTGCCGGTGCCTGCAATGGGACACAGGGAACCCCTTTTTCTCCGCCCTGGACACCCCTGGGTTATGGAAGCCCCCCCAGCCTTACCACTGGCCCAGGCAAGGGGCCCACCTGCACCTCGCCGGGCAGCTTCCTCCCATCGCCCAGCCCAGGTTCACCCGCCGCCTCCACCTCCTTCTTCATCGCCACAGAAGAGCGCATGGGCAGCAATGGGCCCAGCTTTTTCTCTGGCCCAGTGCCTGCTTCCCCCCACAGCTCCGGGTGCATCCAGGGAGCCAAGAGGAATTTCTTGCCAGGAAGCcgagaggagctggagccagcGGCCGGGCCAGCGCAGCTGGAGGTAGAGCGGGCAGGGTGCCGGTTCCGTGAGCGGTCACTGTCAGTGCCCACTGACTCGGGGTCCCTCTGCTCCGTGGACATCGCATATGCTGAGACACGGCGGGGCAGCGCCAACTATGCCCTGGGCTACCCCAGCGCCAGCTCCgagggcagcaccagcaccgACAACatctccctggggctggagcctgaggggcagcagcggcggcggcgctccAAGAGCATCTCCCTGAAGAAGGCCAAGAAGAAGCCCTTGCCACCCACACGCAGCATCTCACTGATCAAAGAGGGGCAGGACGGTGATGTGGGGCTTAGTGCGGCACTGCCCAAGGACCAGCGGCCCAAGAGTCTGTGCATCCCACCAGAGCTCCAGGGTCACCGGCTGGTGCACTCCGACCCCCAGGAGAGTGCAAGCAGGGAGCCCAACAGCACAGCTGCCCCCCACCAGTGGCATCTCACGGACTGGAGGGCCGGCAGTGATCCCTACCAGTCCCTCTCTGGCTCAAGCACAACCACAGGGACCACGGCTGTTGAGTGTGCCAAGACACGGGGCAGCTCTGAGTCCCTCGTGTCCCCTTCAGTCTCCAGGGCCACGACgccctcccagctctctgccgAGGCAGACCTCAAGACCTCCTCGCCAGGCAGACCCACAGGGCTGATGTCCCCATCCAGCGGGTACTCCAGTCAGTCAGAGACCCCAACCCCCACCGTACCCACCTCCACCATCCTCGGGCACTCCCCGCACCAGGTGCGTGTGAGGCCACTGGTCCCCGAGAGGAAATCCTCTCTGCCCCCCACATCCCCCATGGAGAGGAGCCCCAAGGGCAGGCTGTCCTTCGACCTCCCACTGACTCCACCCGCCCACCTTGACCTCTCAGGGCTGAAGATCTCCCTGAAGGGGAAGACTAAGGTCAGCCGGCACCACTCTGACTCCACCTTTGGCACCAAGCTGGCCCAGAAGACCAGTCCCATCACACCCATCATGCCCGTGGTGACACAGTCCGACCTGCGCTCTGTGCGCCTCCGCTCCATCAGCCGCTCAGAGCCAGAGGACAATGCTGATGGCCCAGAGCACGCAGAGGAGCCAGCACAcatcccctgcccagggccGGAGAGAAAAGTGAAGCCACCTGTGGCAGAGAAGCCACCACTGGCCAGGCGCCCCCCGTGCATCCTGCCCAAGCCCCCAGTTCTGCGGGAGGagggtcccctgtcccccaaatccccaccaGGCACTACCGCCAAGGAGAAGGGGCTAGCGCAGGATGCCTTTGTGGTGCTGCGGAGAGGGGAGCTGCGGAGGGGTCTGGGGGAGCCCCACTTGTCCCTGACCCCAACGGGGCCCCGGCGGCTCTCGCAGGGCAGCCTGGACGAGCTGCGGCCAGAGCGGAGCGGTGCCGAGGGGGAGCGCAGGAAGGCCAAGGTGCCCCCACCAGTGCCCAAAAAGCCCAGCGTGCTGTACCTGCCactcatcccagccccagcacagctgggagctggcatgGGGGACCTGCcacccacccccagccccatcaTCACCCTGGACACTGACCCCACCTGCTGCGACCCTGACGCTGAGGATCCGCCATCCCCCAAGGCTGTGGGCACCACGCCTGCCAGCGAGCCTGCCTCAGAGCAAG gcagctcagcagaagCCAGCATGGAGGAGAAGAGCTTTGCCAGTGACAAGACAGCCGAGTCCATCGTGGAGGAGGACGATGAGGTGTTCACAACGTCCCGCACTACAGAGGATCTCTTCACAGTGATCCACAG GTCAAAGAGGAAGGTCTTGGGGCGGAAAGAGCCTGGTGACACCTTCAGCAGCCGACCCACCTCCCACTCACCTGTAAAGACTTCAGGTTCCCCAGCTGGTGAGTCTTCGGCAGCAACGGGCAGCAGTGGGAAGTCTTCCAGCAGGAATGAGGATTTTAAAGCCCTGCTCCAgaagaagagcagcaaaacaagCCCCGGTACACGGCCATCTGCCGCTGAACTGCTCAAGACCACAAACCCGCTGGCCCGGAGGGTCATCACAGAGTTTGCCCCTGAGCTGGACGGTGCAAacagccccaaaagccagcccTGA